One part of the Dermacentor silvarum isolate Dsil-2018 chromosome 6, BIME_Dsil_1.4, whole genome shotgun sequence genome encodes these proteins:
- the LOC119456867 gene encoding tetraspanin-33 translates to MPVTPGLATDKNQKVAHASSGAKKTPDACFGDQGEQLSPPQQTRRGSPTHVDLSLSSTVIGFKKRAALVAVNLAIMLISVIVLWQALYSYAFRPSQPYTFWTSLVTKSFVFTLLLPLDVFLILISGFFAIGRGVGLVGALRENVSLLQAYQVFSVLFAVVLTTLAGLALAYPDATRMSVMEKSSYVDFVRAYRNNPDFQHLIVSVQASLWCCGFSEDSLRDWDYNEYYSCKMSNPSVQRCSVPPSCCWPANSSKEAARNRRVMCARGVLLMDDQSAWKVVYTRSCADATHAYLASNFRVYATAALLVTTICLALIIVTRRVQNVITDLALIYQKYYETVRYG, encoded by the coding sequence ATGCCGGTGACTCCCGGGTTGGCCACCGACAAGAACCAGAAAGTTGCACATGCTTCCTCGGGAGCAAAAAAGACACCCGATGCCTGTTTCGGAGACCAAGGCGAGCAATTATCACCACCCCAACAGACCCGGAGAGGCAGTCCCACACATGTAGACCTCTCGCTGTCTTCGACCGTCATCGGCTTCAAGAAGCGCGCCGCGCTGGTCGCCGTGAACCTGGCAATCATGCTCATCTCGGTCATAGTGCTGTGGCAGGCCCTGTACTCCTACGCGTTCCGTCCGTCACAGCCGTACACGTTCTGGACCAGCCTGGTCACCAAGTCGTTCGTGTTCACGCTCCTCCTGCCCCTCGACGTCTTCCTCATCCTCATCAGTGGCTTCTTCGCTATCGGCAGAGGGGTCGGCCTCGTCGGTGCGCTCCGCGAGAACGTCTCGCTCCTACAAGCCTACCAGGTCTTCAGCGTGCTCTTCGCGGTTGTGCTGACCACGCTAGCCGGTCTGGCCTTGGCGTACCCAGACGCCACTCGGATGAGCGTTATGGAGAAATCGTCGTACGTCGACTTTGTGCGCGCTTACAGGAACAACCCGGATTTTCAGCACCTGATAGTCTCGGTGCAGGCGTCGCTATGGTGCTGCGGTTTTTCCGAGGACTCCTTACGGGACTGGGACTACAACGAGTACTACAGCTGCAAGATGAGTAACCCAAGCGTGCAGCGGTGCAGCGTGCCGCCGTCTTGCTGCTGGCCCGCGAATTCTTCCAAGGAGGCCGCGAGAAACCGCCGCGTGATGTGTGCGAGAGGCGTGCTCCTGATGGACGACCAGTCTGCCTGGAAGGTCGTGTACACCAGAAGCTGCGCGGATGCTACTCACGCGTACCTCGCCAGCAACTTTCGCGTCTACGCCACTGCCGCTCTGCTGGTGACGACAATATGTCTGGCGCTGATCATCGTTACGCGACGCGTGCAGAACGTGATAACAGACCTGGCTCTCATATATCAGAAATACTACGAGACCGTGAGGTATGGTTAG